A single genomic interval of halophilic archaeon DL31 harbors:
- a CDS encoding hypothetical protein (KEGG: hla:Hlac_1534 hypothetical protein), translated as MASRDHGEGRGGPVLDPHDSPSSPADVAGAASRRQPQDPPSRDPGRYSLTDHFRERLVQPGRYVSIEGVDTAIRSGQLRWNTTDGWRFAHLDDGVRLVVVVCDTETASPVVVTAWTELANLQTARRSERWDRTDLETIQLRTALSERAETHIPNRIRPRDVPRPFQICSHTVTSNPGEGHVQCEDCGGRFRSKGGLDRSRCSK; from the coding sequence GTGGCATCCCGTGACCACGGCGAGGGCCGGGGCGGGCCCGTCCTCGATCCACACGACAGCCCATCGTCGCCAGCCGACGTCGCCGGGGCAGCCTCGCGACGCCAACCCCAAGATCCGCCGTCGCGCGACCCCGGCCGATACTCTCTGACAGATCACTTCCGGGAGCGACTGGTGCAGCCGGGTCGGTACGTCTCCATCGAGGGCGTCGACACTGCCATCCGGAGTGGGCAACTCCGGTGGAACACCACCGACGGCTGGCGGTTCGCACACCTTGACGACGGTGTCCGTCTCGTAGTGGTCGTCTGTGACACCGAAACCGCCTCGCCGGTCGTCGTGACCGCCTGGACGGAACTCGCGAACCTGCAGACTGCGCGCCGATCCGAACGATGGGACCGCACGGACCTCGAAACCATTCAACTCCGGACCGCGCTGTCCGAACGGGCCGAGACACACATCCCGAACCGAATCAGACCCCGCGACGTGCCGCGGCCGTTCCAAATCTGCAGCCATACGGTCACGTCGAATCCCGGTGAGGGGCACGTCCAGTGTGAGGACTGTGGCGGCCGGTTCCGCTCCAAGGGTGGACTGGACCGCTCCCGCTGCTCGAAGTAG
- a CDS encoding TATA-box-binding protein (KEGG: hla:Hlac_1523 transcription factor~HAMAP: TATA-box-binding protein~PFAM: TATA-box binding), protein MSSPADSIEIQNVVASTGIGQELDLEALAEDLPGADFNPDNFPGLVYRTQDPKAAALIFRSGKIVCTGAKSIDDVHDALAIIFQKLRDLTIPVEEEPEITVQNIVSSADLGHNLNLNALAIGLGLEDVEYEPEQFPGLVYRMDDPDVVILLFGSGKIVITGGKQVQDAQEAVEKIVERIEGLGLLG, encoded by the coding sequence ATGAGTTCGCCGGCAGATTCCATCGAGATTCAGAACGTGGTCGCATCGACGGGCATCGGGCAGGAGCTCGACCTCGAAGCACTCGCAGAAGACCTCCCGGGTGCGGACTTCAACCCCGACAACTTCCCCGGCCTCGTCTATCGTACGCAGGACCCGAAGGCCGCGGCGCTCATCTTCCGCTCCGGGAAGATTGTATGCACGGGCGCAAAGAGTATTGATGACGTCCACGACGCGCTGGCCATCATCTTCCAGAAGCTTCGTGACCTGACCATCCCCGTCGAGGAAGAGCCCGAGATCACCGTCCAGAACATCGTCTCCAGCGCTGACCTGGGCCACAACCTCAACCTGAACGCACTCGCCATCGGCCTCGGCCTCGAGGACGTCGAATACGAACCCGAGCAGTTCCCGGGCCTCGTCTACCGGATGGACGACCCCGACGTGGTCATCCTCCTGTTCGGCTCGGGGAAGATCGTCATCACGGGCGGCAAGCAGGTCCAGGACGCACAGGAAGCCGTCGAGAAGATCGTCGAGCGTATCGAAGGCCTCGGCCTGCTCGGATAG